In Armatimonadota bacterium, one DNA window encodes the following:
- the gatA gene encoding Asp-tRNA(Asn)/Glu-tRNA(Gln) amidotransferase subunit GatA — MSLTELSAYELSLRLQSGEVSAREAVAACFDKIEQVEDDVKAFVLLTQDHAEAAAAEVDEKRAAGEKLGPLAGVPIAHKDLFCTRGVRTTCCSRILENFVPPYDATVVARCHEAGMPMLGKTNMDEFAMGSSTENSALQITRNPLDLDKVPGGSSGGSAAAVAAGEAFLALGTDTGGSIRQPASLCGIVGMKPTYGRVSRYGVIAYASSLDQVGPFARDVRDCALLLQTIAGPDPMDSTCASMEPPDYLACLGDDVKGLKAGIVKELVYGEGIHAPVKDSILQAVDTLAGLGVECEEVSLPNIDYSLPVYYIIAPAECSSNLARYDGVRYGHRTELPADDIHDMYSKTRAEGFGDEVRLRIMLGTYTLSAGYYDAYYKKALQVRTLIKRDFDEAFEKFDILLSPTSPCVAWNFGAFDQMAMKLADICTIPVNIAGICAMNVPCGMQDHLPIGLQIMGAPFAEDVVLRAGYAFEQARR, encoded by the coding sequence GTGTCTCTGACCGAACTGAGTGCATACGAGCTTTCCCTGAGACTTCAGTCTGGCGAGGTGAGCGCGCGGGAGGCCGTGGCCGCCTGCTTCGACAAGATCGAGCAGGTAGAGGATGACGTGAAGGCTTTCGTCCTGCTTACCCAGGACCATGCCGAGGCCGCCGCGGCCGAAGTCGACGAAAAGCGCGCGGCGGGGGAAAAGCTTGGGCCGCTTGCCGGGGTGCCCATCGCGCACAAGGACCTCTTCTGCACCCGCGGCGTGCGCACTACCTGCTGCAGCCGGATTCTCGAGAATTTTGTGCCCCCGTACGATGCCACCGTGGTGGCCCGGTGCCACGAGGCTGGCATGCCCATGCTGGGCAAGACGAACATGGACGAGTTCGCCATGGGCTCCTCCACCGAAAACTCCGCCTTGCAGATCACCCGCAACCCGCTGGACCTGGACAAGGTGCCCGGCGGGTCGTCGGGTGGGAGCGCGGCGGCGGTTGCGGCCGGGGAAGCTTTCCTGGCACTGGGGACGGACACGGGCGGTTCAATCCGTCAGCCCGCGTCGCTGTGTGGGATCGTGGGCATGAAGCCCACCTACGGCCGCGTGTCGCGCTACGGGGTCATCGCCTATGCGTCTTCACTGGACCAGGTCGGTCCCTTCGCCCGAGATGTACGCGACTGTGCGCTTCTCCTGCAGACCATCGCCGGTCCGGACCCGATGGACTCCACCTGTGCGAGCATGGAGCCCCCGGATTACCTGGCCTGCCTTGGGGATGACGTGAAGGGTCTCAAGGCGGGGATCGTCAAGGAACTGGTGTACGGCGAGGGTATCCACGCGCCGGTCAAGGATTCGATTCTGCAGGCGGTGGACACCCTCGCGGGTCTCGGAGTGGAGTGTGAAGAGGTCAGCCTGCCCAACATTGACTATTCGCTGCCCGTGTACTACATCATCGCCCCGGCGGAGTGCTCGTCAAATCTGGCTCGCTATGACGGCGTGCGTTACGGCCACCGGACTGAACTGCCCGCCGATGACATCCACGACATGTACTCAAAGACTCGGGCGGAGGGCTTCGGGGATGAGGTGCGCCTGCGCATAATGCTGGGCACGTACACCCTGAGCGCGGGCTACTATGACGCTTACTACAAGAAGGCGCTGCAGGTGCGGACCCTCATCAAGCGCGACTTTGATGAGGCTTTCGAGAAGTTCGACATACTGCTCTCGCCCACGTCCCCCTGTGTGGCGTGGAACTTCGGCGCGTTCGACCAGATGGCCATGAAACTCGCGGATATCTGCACGATTCCGGTGAACATCGCCGGTATCTGCGCCATGAACGTGCCGTGCGGGATGCAAGATCACCTTCCCATCGGTCTGCAGATCATGGGGGCACCCTTCGCAGAGGATGTTGTACTGCGCGCGGGGTATGCCTTCGAGCAGGCAAGAAGGTAA
- the gatC gene encoding Asp-tRNA(Asn)/Glu-tRNA(Gln) amidotransferase subunit GatC, producing MPAISRQEVEHVAKLAHLALTEAELERLGQDLNRVLEHFRALQELDTTDVPITSHAIPMRNVYREDEVRPSLPVEEVVANAPDGLEEYFRVPRIVEE from the coding sequence ATGCCCGCGATTTCACGCCAGGAAGTTGAGCACGTCGCCAAACTCGCCCATCTCGCACTCACCGAAGCTGAGCTGGAGCGCTTGGGGCAGGACTTGAACCGGGTGCTTGAGCATTTCCGCGCCCTGCAGGAACTGGACACCACCGACGTGCCGATCACGTCCCACGCGATACCCATGCGCAATGTGTACCGGGAGGACGAAGTGCGCCCGTCCCTGCCGGTTGAGGAAGTTGTCGCGAACGCTCCGGACGGCCTCGAGGAGTATTTCCGGGTGCCGCGTATCGTCGAGGAGTAA
- a CDS encoding NTP transferase domain-containing protein: protein MKAVILAAGTGKRVFPLAVNKPKPMFKLLGKPLMQYVLEELAAAEVRHAVVVIGHQSEQIVEYFGSSHSGVSIEYVRQDEPKGMADALLSAEARVSDGKFLVCNGDDVFDPGLVKKMLPVAVNADAVFACQPVEETWKFGILSLDTSGDGLRVTGIVEKPDKGKEPSNNAVIGVYMLSPDIFGYIRQCPPGDAQYEQAIQKMIDQGRKVEAVEYCDFFGSYKLPWDLLVLNEYFLTHQPTYIAETAQISEHSVLKGDHIYIGENVRVFEHAVIQGPCYIGNGAVIGNNCLIRACSSIGDGTVIGFGTEVKRSVIGEQCWTHASYVGDSVIGDYCSLGAGTVTANYRFDEENVQVEVVGKGRMDSGTPKLGCIMADNCKTGSNTTLMPGVKIGPNSLVGPGVLLFTDLEPNKIALQDKQVLEIRDNKISLDQVRRSALRRGLLDSTDV, encoded by the coding sequence ATGAAAGCAGTGATTCTGGCGGCCGGCACGGGCAAACGCGTCTTCCCCCTTGCGGTGAACAAGCCGAAGCCCATGTTCAAGCTCCTGGGCAAGCCACTGATGCAGTACGTCCTGGAGGAGCTTGCGGCCGCAGAGGTCCGTCATGCGGTGGTCGTCATTGGCCACCAGTCCGAGCAGATCGTGGAGTATTTCGGTTCATCCCACAGCGGCGTTAGCATTGAGTATGTGCGCCAGGATGAGCCCAAGGGTATGGCCGACGCGCTCCTCAGCGCTGAGGCCCGGGTGAGTGACGGCAAGTTCCTGGTATGTAACGGTGACGACGTGTTCGACCCCGGACTGGTCAAGAAGATGCTCCCCGTGGCCGTCAATGCCGACGCGGTGTTCGCATGCCAACCCGTTGAGGAGACCTGGAAGTTCGGGATACTCAGCCTGGACACCAGCGGGGATGGGCTGCGGGTGACCGGCATCGTTGAGAAACCCGACAAAGGCAAGGAGCCCTCCAACAACGCCGTTATCGGCGTGTACATGCTCTCGCCGGACATCTTCGGATACATCCGACAGTGCCCCCCCGGAGACGCCCAGTACGAACAGGCGATCCAGAAGATGATCGACCAGGGCCGCAAGGTGGAGGCCGTGGAATACTGCGACTTCTTCGGCTCCTACAAGCTCCCCTGGGACCTGTTGGTGCTCAATGAGTATTTCCTCACCCACCAGCCCACGTATATCGCCGAGACCGCCCAGATCTCCGAACACTCGGTGCTCAAGGGCGACCACATCTATATCGGGGAGAATGTCCGGGTCTTCGAGCATGCGGTGATCCAGGGCCCTTGCTACATCGGCAACGGTGCGGTCATCGGCAATAACTGCCTGATCCGCGCCTGTTCGTCTATCGGCGACGGCACGGTCATCGGCTTCGGCACAGAGGTGAAGCGCTCAGTCATCGGCGAGCAGTGCTGGACCCACGCCTCGTATGTGGGGGATTCGGTTATCGGAGACTACTGCTCTCTGGGCGCCGGCACAGTGACGGCCAATTACCGTTTCGACGAAGAGAACGTGCAGGTTGAGGTCGTGGGCAAAGGACGCATGGATTCAGGCACGCCGAAACTGGGCTGCATCATGGCCGACAACTGCAAGACCGGCAGCAATACCACGCTGATGCCTGGTGTAAAGATCGGCCCGAACTCCCTGGTTGGCCCCGGTGTGCTGCTGTTCACCGACCTGGAGCCCAACAAGATTGCCCTGCAGGACAAGCAGGTCCTGGAGATCCGCGACAATAAGATCTCGTTGGACCAGGTGCGCCGGAGCGCTCTGCGCCGGGGGCTTTTGGACAGTACGGACGTGTGA